A single window of Aspergillus flavus chromosome 4, complete sequence DNA harbors:
- a CDS encoding conidial hydrophobin RodB/HypB has protein sequence MKFFAVAALFATAAMAAPGSAPVPGAAAAAGNGNAPVINQTQQKAFTDACSAKGNHPVCCDQIDTSKTTTVNEGLLGGLLGEGLGGVLNNLVGGEPGACSGLVSALNKQCQTSIGCCQQNAKGDNYQSGLLNLNLQAPCLLSNGL, from the exons ATGAAGTTCTTCGCTGTCGCTGCTCTCTTCGCCACCGCCGCCATGGCCGCTCCTGGTTCCGCTCCTGTGCccggtgctgctgctgctgccggCAACGGTAACGCCCCGGTTATCAACCAGACCCAGCAGAAGGCCTTCACAGACGCTTGCAGTGCTAAGGGCAACCACCCCGTCTGCTGCGACCAGATCGACACCTCCAAGACCACAACTGTGAACGAGGGACTTCTCGGTGGCCTCCTCGGTGAGGGCCTGGGTGGCGTTCTTAACAACCTTGTTGGTGGCGAGCCTGGCGCTTGCAGTG GTCTTGTTTCTGCCCTCAACAAGCAATGCCAGACCAGCATCGGTTGCTGCCAGCAGAACGCCAAGGGCGACAACTACCAG AGCggcctcctcaacctcaacctccaGGCTCCTTGCCTTCTCAGCAATGGTCTGTAA